A window of Phaseolus vulgaris cultivar G19833 chromosome 4, P. vulgaris v2.0, whole genome shotgun sequence genomic DNA:
TTCCGGATTTACCTTATCCACATGCTCCATCAAGGAAGAATAAAGATAGTTTATCATATTTCTTGATATCCTTAACAAATTGCAGATTAATATTCATTTACTGATACTTTAGACCAAATGTCGACATATGCAAAGATCATGAACGAGTTGCTGACAAGGAAGAAAAGCTTCATAAATGAAAAGACTATAGTGTTGGAGGTTATTGCAATGCTATTATTCATAAAAGCTTTCCCTTAAAATCCAAGGATTAAGGAAGTTTTATATTCTAGTAACCATGGATGCTTTTATCTGTGGACAAGACTTTATAGGATTTGGAGgctattataaatttaatgtcTTTGGCTATGCTGAAAAGTATAGGTGATTTGGAGGATAAACCCACTGGGATGACACTAGAGTTAGTTGATAGATCAATCAAGTATGCATATGGTGTGATTAAAGATGTTTTTGTACAGGTGGATAAATTCATATTTCCTATAGATTTTGTGGTGATGGACATGGAAGAAGACAGGGAGGTTCCCTTGATACTTGGCAGTCATTTCATGAAAACTGCAAGAGTTATTGTTTATGTTAATAAGTGAGAGCTCAAGATGATGAGGTAacttttaatgttttgatgGTTTGAAACATTCTAATACAGGGAAAGATTGCTTAAAAATTGATGCAGCAAAGGAAGTCATTCTTGAAACTAAAAACCAGTTGAACCTTTCAAATATCTTAGATAATATTATACATCATTATACaattagaatatatggccttaaacgagagggggtgaattgtttaagggagttttcgaaaactttttaagctagaacaaaatcctttgtatgaaactcaatcagaaattcagttagccaagatataaagcacaaaacagcaaagcactagaaaaagaatcggttgtttcttcgaaacaatcggttgtttataccagcaaatcaataacaactgaatttaaatgagtttaagggaagaaagagatacacaaacagtttatactggttcactcttaaaccaagagctacatccaatccctaGAAGCCACTAGCAATCCACCAAGCAATCAAATACCGATTACACACAAATCAActaaagaagtgaccttgaacccttcaagaaacatacttcctttggcacacaccaagaatgttgatcttgacaacctcaagagcacacaacactcattggcttacaacaccagaaaatacaaagtattcagaacgaattacacttgttaatagaacaaactgaaatcaatacagatgtaatcctatttcactctctcttgagaaaaccaaagttgtaaagtgaatgttcaaaacttgaaagcaatctttcacaactaaaaaaatcaaatatgtttttcttgtttgttataaaacataaacaaactatttatagctttcaaagattggtgaAAGCATTTAAtacaggagcgtattcagttgaaaaacatttaaagcacactcaactaacaaaactgaattctgttaggattttcaaacaaacaatcgattgaaatcacagcaagtcaaccaaccaaaacaattttcaaccttttcaaaaacacttaagagtaaaacaatcggttgtttcaacaaaacaacaggttgtttttcacttagtttgataaacactttaatcttaaaagatttaaaaacactttaactttagattcaacaaagagtggattacacaaatAAACCTAGATCCTTTCataaacacagcagcaacttcatccttgcatcaaacacttggatttggattcttcaaagcctttgatcactcttgatcaacaatctccccctatttgatgaagacaaatccctggttgcttgtgttgaacttgtttgaatctgaagcagttcctgcaaaacaaaaccTTATGGAATATACAACATCTATGGCAGCAGGTTAGAAAAGtaattcactaagcattgtatcagaaaaacaactggttgtttcctCGATTTAATCAGTTGTTTCTGCCAGCAGAAGCAGAAAACAGTTCCAATTTCTAAAATTGGAGACATTTAACAGTTTGAAACATATTATAGAGAGCATACAACACAAAAACCAACCAATTCTCGCCCTATTTGTATTCACaaatagaatttaaaaatagtttaagagagattttgagagtcaagaatgcctaactcatttcttaagaagaaaaacctttctTTTTGTAGAGGTTTTGTGAATATATCAGTCAGATGCAATtttgtttcaatgaatttcacttcacaatctccattgttcacatgatctcgtatgaagtgatgacgaatctcaacgtgcttagttcttgaatgctgaatctggattttggtgagatttatagcacttgtgttgtcacaaagcaaaggaaccttcctgatatttaataaaaaatctgcaagttgttgtttaagccaaagtatttgtgcacaacagcttctaGCAGCAATGTATTCAGCCTATGTAGtagaaagagctacacaagcttgcttcttactATGCCAAGAGATGAGGCATgatccaagaagatgacaagtgccacttgtgcatTTTCTGTCTAGCTTAcatcctgcaaaatcagaatttgaataaccaattaaatgtataggagagtgagaaggatatcATATACCAACATtggttgttcctttgagatatttaagaattctttttccagctttgaactgagattcctttggatttgcttgatatcttacAGAAAGAGATACGGTAAACATGATATTCTGTCTACTTTCTGTGAGATAgagtaaggaaccaattaaacctctgtatttttttttatctactccttttccagcagcatctgcatccatataACAGCTTGAAGGCATGGGTGTGCTTGCTTCCTtgcaactttccatttcaaatttcttgagagtttctttgcaatattttgattggcatagaaagattccatcctttCTTTGCTTGACCTACAatcaaagaaagaaagaaagctcCCTCATCatggacatttcaaactcaccttgcatagctggcacaaattcttcacacaaactatcttgggTAGCACCAatgatgatgtcatcaacatagatttgtactaggataatttcagaatttgacttcttgatgaagagcgttttgtcaatcattcctctttcataaccatgtgacAAAAGGAAATTTCTAAGCCTCTTATACCACTAGCTTagagcttgcttaagcccatacaatgcctttttcaacttaaaaacatgattaggatgttgatgatcctCAAACCCCGGTGGTTGCTCAACATACACTTCTTCATTGATAAAGCCATTGAGAAAaacactcttcacatccatttgaaagagtttgaatccactcatacaagcaaaatccAGCAGCAACCTCAAAGCTTCCAATCTTACAACAAGGACAAAGGTTTCTCCATAGTCAATCCCTTCCTCTTggttgtagcctttggcaactagccttgccttgttccttgtaATTACTCTAGCCTCATGAAGCTTGTTTATGAAAACCCATttagatccaatgatgttcatctcagctgTCTTAGGAACCATAAACCACACATCATTcctagcaaactgattcagctcttcatgcatagcttccatccatttttcatatttaagagcttcttcaatagactttggttcaacttgagagacaaaagcagtgtgcctgcaAAAGTTTGAGATTGAGCtacgtgtagaaacaccctcctttatctgcccaatgatgttctccattGATAGATCTATTAGTAttctccattctttaggcaactCATTAtgctgcagaatttcaatcgattgtttcgatgaatcaaccggttgtttttctgcacagcaGTCCAGCTTTTCTCCAAATTGATGTTCTACTCATCCTCTTCTGTGTTGTTCTTTGAGACTTGAATGCTTTTGTGATGAACTTCATCAAATACCACATGAACAGATTCTTCTAGAGTAAtgagcctcttgttgtagatccTATAGGCATGACTATTGTACCGCCCtcgtagtcggaagtgatgacgtggcatccagctacggtataggcgtgttgacaagacgccaggttggcagaagggaaggaagtcgggggactcgtgtagtcgccagttattaagttggcgtgctccaatctccagcataccagaaccggcgatcaccgggtcaaagatgaagtcgccagatgtaaactcaggcgaccaagtgattggagatcgccggagcaagcacatcgccgaagatgaaggtggtgcagattatgaaggcggccggcgagaccacagggaaggtgtacgaaggcaccctaactcgccaatcccagtagagatcgcgctccaagttagctatgcactgggcagtaccatgcataagtaacttagccaaaagagagtcaaaaGCAGCGCcaaagtcaaggaggctccagatgatggcacgtgtacgactggatgcgagccacgtgtccagctacgtaactgccaggagagagaaagtgaccaggtataaaagggtttcccaacgaactttcgaggtacgcacgttcagattgtattctttacgcttgcgagttcttgagcatactgtgagagagaacattgcacggttccttgagagttcttgagtgtttgctcttgaagtatttggtggttcagtcactgacttgggcgttggagtgtgatcagccgcagcggcgccgctctgttcttttgcaggttcttgaagtggatcgcgacgaaggacggaggtagaagcggtgcacacgtcgatccattgacgaggcaagttccaaggttctggtcaacaggcaggatcatcaggcgcccaccgtggggccgtgtaaaacctgttcccatcaacagcgtgagttcttggaggttttcgtagttttctgcgtggttgtgtgctggtgcaaccactgttcgctgttcgtttgagttttgatcggtgatttcgcgttttccaccgttcgtctgggtttttgttcggtgaagtgaggtttcctgctgtttacgcgagatttgttcggtgaagtttgagttctttggctcgttttgttatccgtgggagaagcggtggtttctggtggagttgcaggtctctgtggaggttcgctgtgttcttgagttttcttgcggagtttggCGCAGTTTttaccgattgatcgctgaatcgatcgtagctgaagtaagtgttgttcgctgcattctgtgattcgtcaagtttcatgagaaaaatgagaagcaatcgttcaagtccagttgcgcccgtcgctgctgaaggcgccgccgccatgaccatggcgcagatggcagagattatgcgctcgttgcaggcaactgtagaagcctcgcgcatagaagaggcgagaatgcatgaggacctggccgcctctcgggccaggaatgacgaacttagcaaggtgactgaggagctgcgtcaagctcttcaggagcagcaagggcgtcctatcgctgaagaggtcgcgccgtcatcaccacctcgtgttttcctatgcctttcgctcaggcgattactgacacgcctattcctgcgagtgtggttcctgttaaggctgttttcaccggcgtggaggatcctgaagctcatctcaccaccttccatacgcagatgatgctgtcaggaggatcagacgccgtatactgcaagatgttcgtgagcacactccagggaacggcgttggagtggtttgtgagcctgcctaacggtcacataaccaacttccaacagttttcaaagattttcgtcgagcagtacatcgtgaataaggcaccgcccagggtgtcttacgatttgtttgatataaggcagtatcagggagagtcccttagggactacctgaatcgctttggggcgcagatggtcagatcgccggctaaagatgaggaaatgctggtctatgcatttaagaagggcgtgctgccaggaccattctgcgaggcactgatcagggctcaccccgccacgtttgctgaggttaggcgacttgcggtggcccacatcgccgatgagagcg
This region includes:
- the LOC137838752 gene encoding uncharacterized mitochondrial protein AtMg00810-like, coding for MIDKTLFIKKSNSEIILVQIYVDDIIIGATQDSLCEEFVPAMQESRQNIMFTVSLSVRYQANPKESQFKAGKRILKYLKGTTNVGCKLDRKCTSGTCHLLGSCLISWHSKKQACVALSTT